A genome region from Hymenobacter tibetensis includes the following:
- a CDS encoding GH35 family beta-galactosidase, whose product MPHLAKTGTSTQLIVDGKPYFVLGGELGNSTASSTAYMQPVWPKLKAMHLNTVIAPVYWELMEPQEGKFDFALVDDLLRDARKHQMKLVLLWFGAWKNSMSCYAPAWVKTDTKRFPRVEDDQGVLQEIMTPFDSRNLEVDKKAFVKLMQHLKEVDGQQHTVVTVQVENEIGMLPTARSYDSHANAAFKQPVPAPLLAYLQRERKNLKPEFASVWQKQGAKTKGNWEEVFGKSLATDEIFMAWHYATFTNALAVAGKAAYPLPMYVNAALNRPGVAPGKYPSAGPLPHIMDVWLAGAPAIDILAPDFYNPDFKHWCDLYTRGGNPLFIPEHRFEDGVAAKAFFAFGNYNCLSFSPFAIEGSDTLSGAPIGKAYELLQQVSFLLAKHQPLNQVRGFLQEKDSAAHTTTLGDYRFTAKHEYTLGWSLGAKKPTWSPGGGLLIAVAPDEFYVVGTGIVLTCEPTAKGKRAGYVSVDEGYFEGEKWVAGRRMNGDQDHQGRHVRIPGEEYSIQRVKLYTY is encoded by the coding sequence TTGCCTCATCTAGCCAAAACAGGTACGAGCACGCAATTAATTGTTGATGGCAAGCCCTACTTCGTGCTGGGCGGCGAACTGGGTAATTCCACCGCTTCCAGCACGGCGTACATGCAGCCCGTATGGCCCAAATTGAAGGCCATGCACCTCAACACCGTTATTGCGCCCGTGTACTGGGAACTGATGGAGCCACAAGAAGGCAAGTTTGACTTCGCGCTAGTGGACGACCTGCTGCGCGACGCTCGCAAACACCAGATGAAACTAGTGCTTCTGTGGTTTGGAGCTTGGAAAAACAGCATGTCGTGCTACGCACCGGCCTGGGTGAAGACCGATACGAAACGGTTCCCGCGGGTGGAAGACGATCAGGGAGTGCTACAAGAAATCATGACGCCTTTCGACTCCCGCAATCTAGAGGTAGACAAAAAGGCTTTTGTGAAGCTAATGCAGCACCTTAAAGAGGTAGACGGTCAGCAGCACACGGTTGTTACGGTGCAGGTGGAAAACGAAATTGGCATGCTTCCTACCGCCCGCAGCTACGACAGCCACGCTAACGCAGCTTTCAAGCAGCCTGTGCCCGCTCCGCTGCTTGCTTACCTGCAGCGCGAACGAAAGAACTTGAAGCCAGAATTTGCGTCTGTGTGGCAAAAGCAAGGTGCCAAAACTAAAGGCAACTGGGAAGAAGTGTTTGGCAAGAGTCTAGCCACTGATGAAATATTCATGGCCTGGCATTACGCTACGTTCACCAATGCCCTGGCTGTGGCCGGTAAAGCAGCGTATCCTTTGCCGATGTACGTGAATGCTGCGCTAAACCGGCCTGGTGTGGCGCCAGGGAAGTATCCGAGTGCTGGTCCGCTGCCGCACATCATGGACGTATGGCTGGCCGGAGCCCCGGCTATCGACATTCTGGCACCCGATTTCTACAACCCTGACTTCAAGCATTGGTGCGACCTGTATACCCGCGGCGGCAATCCGCTGTTCATTCCGGAGCACCGCTTCGAAGATGGGGTGGCAGCCAAGGCTTTTTTTGCCTTCGGAAACTATAATTGCTTGTCGTTTTCGCCCTTTGCCATTGAAGGCAGCGATACGCTGAGCGGTGCCCCCATTGGCAAGGCGTACGAGTTGTTGCAGCAAGTGAGCTTTTTACTAGCCAAACACCAGCCTCTCAACCAAGTGCGCGGCTTTTTGCAAGAAAAGGATTCGGCTGCGCACACCACTACCCTCGGCGACTACCGCTTCACGGCCAAGCACGAATACACGCTGGGCTGGTCATTGGGCGCGAAAAAGCCCACTTGGTCGCCGGGTGGCGGGCTTTTGATTGCGGTGGCTCCCGACGAGTTCTACGTAGTGGGCACCGGCATCGTGCTGACCTGCGAACCAACGGCCAAAGGCAAACGGGCAGGCTACGTGAGCGTTGATGAAGGCTACTTTGAAGGAGAGAAGTGGGTGGCCGGGCGCCGTATGAACGGCGACCAAGACCACCAAGGCCGCCACGTGCGCATACCCGGCGAGGAATACAGCATTCAGCGAGTCAAACTCTACACGTACTAG
- a CDS encoding sialate O-acetylesterase, which translates to MHTRTTNTPSVVPTSGGRYTRSLLVALAGGLALPMQQVAAEVRLPRLVSDGMILQRDTNLNMWGWGAPGEKVALTFTGKTYQATTGADGKWRMSLPAQKAGGPFQLEIAASNRITIKDVLVGDVWVCSGQSNMETPMSRLRDKYPDVVAQANNPMIRQFNVDLRYAFSGPKADVAGGKWVTTTPQNVLAFSAVGYFFAKTLFDKYHVPVGIIKSAVGGSPAEAWLSAEALKAFPSYQQAAEKVKDSTYVARTIAEGQAASRAWYTNLRQLDQGHAKGSTPWYDPAYNATDWKTMKIPGYWADQGLGRVNGVVWFRKEVDVPASMVGKPARLELGTIVDSDSVYINGQFAGTTGYQYPPRKYDLPATLLKPGRNVVVVRVINNGGRGGFTLDKQYQLTAGGQAVDLRGDWQYKLGAATPPAPGSISFQNQPGGLYNGMIAPLLSYTIKGVLWYQGESNTGKPEEYQQLLTALIADWRAQWNQPKLPFLYAQLPNFMPAKEQPSESNWARLRESQRLVSTVPNTAMTVNIDLGEWNDIHPLGKEDVGKRLALAAQKVAYGDKKVVASGPQYQRMQVSGNKVTLAFTNTGSGLTAKGGGQLQQFAVAGADKKFVWAQAKLEGNTVVVWSDQVTAPVMVRYAWADNPEGANLYNKEGLPASPFQAMAATSLP; encoded by the coding sequence ATGCATACACGCACAACTAACACCCCATCAGTAGTGCCCACTAGCGGAGGGCGCTACACGCGCAGTCTGTTGGTCGCCCTGGCAGGTGGCCTCGCGTTGCCCATGCAGCAGGTGGCCGCAGAAGTTCGGCTGCCGCGCTTGGTGAGCGACGGCATGATCTTGCAGCGCGATACCAACCTGAACATGTGGGGCTGGGGCGCGCCCGGAGAGAAAGTGGCACTCACCTTCACCGGCAAAACCTACCAGGCCACCACGGGTGCCGATGGCAAATGGCGCATGAGCTTGCCCGCTCAAAAAGCGGGCGGGCCGTTCCAGTTGGAAATTGCAGCCAGCAACCGCATTACCATCAAAGATGTGTTGGTAGGCGACGTATGGGTGTGTTCGGGCCAATCCAACATGGAAACTCCCATGTCGCGGCTGCGCGACAAGTACCCCGACGTCGTTGCTCAGGCCAACAACCCTATGATTCGGCAGTTCAACGTGGATCTGCGCTACGCCTTTAGCGGGCCGAAAGCGGATGTGGCGGGCGGCAAGTGGGTAACGACCACCCCTCAAAATGTGCTGGCCTTCAGTGCCGTTGGATACTTTTTCGCGAAGACCCTATTCGACAAATACCACGTACCAGTCGGCATTATTAAATCGGCCGTGGGTGGGTCGCCCGCCGAAGCCTGGCTGAGCGCCGAGGCGTTAAAGGCTTTTCCGAGCTACCAGCAAGCTGCCGAGAAAGTGAAGGACAGCACCTACGTAGCCCGCACAATTGCGGAAGGCCAAGCGGCTTCCCGGGCCTGGTACACCAACTTGCGGCAGCTCGACCAAGGCCATGCCAAAGGCTCGACTCCTTGGTACGACCCAGCATATAATGCTACGGACTGGAAAACCATGAAAATACCCGGCTACTGGGCCGACCAAGGCTTAGGGCGGGTCAACGGGGTAGTGTGGTTTCGCAAGGAAGTGGACGTGCCCGCCAGCATGGTAGGCAAGCCGGCCCGGTTGGAGCTAGGAACCATCGTTGATAGTGACTCGGTGTACATTAACGGGCAATTTGCGGGTACCACGGGCTACCAGTACCCCCCGCGCAAGTATGACCTACCCGCTACGTTGCTCAAACCCGGCCGCAACGTGGTGGTGGTACGGGTCATCAACAACGGTGGGCGGGGTGGTTTCACCCTCGACAAGCAGTACCAGCTCACGGCCGGCGGCCAAGCCGTAGATTTGCGCGGCGACTGGCAGTACAAGCTCGGTGCTGCTACGCCGCCCGCTCCCGGCTCTATTTCCTTTCAAAACCAGCCCGGCGGCTTATATAACGGCATGATAGCACCCTTGCTGTCCTATACTATCAAAGGCGTGCTGTGGTACCAGGGCGAATCCAACACCGGCAAGCCCGAAGAATATCAACAGTTGCTTACGGCCCTGATTGCCGATTGGCGGGCGCAATGGAACCAGCCCAAGCTGCCCTTCTTGTACGCCCAGCTCCCCAACTTTATGCCGGCCAAAGAGCAGCCTAGCGAAAGCAATTGGGCCCGCTTGCGAGAGTCGCAACGCCTGGTGTCAACGGTGCCCAACACGGCCATGACCGTGAACATCGATCTAGGCGAATGGAATGACATTCACCCGCTTGGTAAAGAAGATGTAGGCAAGCGGCTGGCCCTGGCGGCGCAGAAAGTGGCCTACGGCGACAAAAAGGTGGTAGCCTCCGGGCCGCAGTACCAACGCATGCAAGTGAGCGGCAATAAGGTAACGCTTGCTTTCACCAACACTGGCAGTGGCTTGACAGCAAAAGGCGGCGGCCAGCTACAGCAGTTTGCTGTTGCTGGCGCCGACAAAAAATTCGTGTGGGCCCAAGCCAAGCTGGAAGGCAACACCGTGGTGGTGTGGAGCGACCAGGTAACGGCGCCAGTAATGGTACGCTACGCCTGGGCCGACAACCCCGAAGGCGCCAACCTCTACAACAAAGAAGGGCTGCCCGCTTCGCCTTTCCAGGCAATGGCGGCTACTTCTCTCCCTTAG